Proteins co-encoded in one Opitutus terrae PB90-1 genomic window:
- a CDS encoding sensor histidine kinase, whose product MNARILIADDDPLNQITLEAILQRDGYELHFAHNGLEACEQARRLRPDLMLLDVMMPEVNGFEVCRRVRRDAEIGRMPIILITALLDEKSRLEGLRAGADDFLSKPCPSEELRARVRTVASLNRFRTIAEQSARFERLFELAPAAIVVVDEQGRVCAANPGARGLLGMEAGAQNDGCPICGRFDPASAEAVRSAIRAVLHGETPPPAEVRRSGPEGGYVMSLRVAVVPEDGARRVMLVLDDVTNEVNARESLRQMNAELDTMVRERTRQLEEANELLMSYASFVSHDLRSPLTVVKGYLSMLVEGVVPLPPEAAQLVTPAYNATLVMQDLVQNILQLAKDAHEGQGAEPDRPVDPQPVIVRLTGHLRGLHPQPEPEFVIGPLPPVGVSAVLIERVFYNLLTNAMKYSASVAQPKIEIGGRITPEGPVLFVRDNGVGFDSREADKLFQEFSRLPGAEQSDGLGLGLALVARMLRAHRGRIWAEGEKGAGATFYVQLPPPPVPRA is encoded by the coding sequence ATGAACGCACGTATCCTGATCGCGGATGACGATCCGTTGAACCAGATCACGCTTGAAGCGATCCTCCAGCGGGACGGCTATGAGCTCCACTTCGCCCACAACGGACTCGAGGCATGCGAGCAGGCGCGGCGTTTGCGGCCGGATCTGATGCTGCTGGACGTGATGATGCCCGAGGTGAACGGCTTCGAGGTGTGCCGCCGCGTGCGCCGCGATGCGGAGATCGGCCGGATGCCCATCATCCTGATCACGGCGTTGCTCGACGAGAAGTCGCGGCTCGAGGGCCTGCGCGCGGGTGCGGACGATTTTTTGAGCAAGCCGTGTCCCAGTGAGGAGCTGCGGGCGCGGGTGCGCACGGTGGCGTCGCTGAACCGGTTCCGCACGATCGCGGAGCAGAGCGCGCGATTTGAGCGGCTGTTCGAACTCGCGCCGGCGGCCATCGTGGTGGTCGACGAGCAGGGCCGGGTGTGCGCGGCCAATCCCGGCGCCCGCGGCTTGCTCGGCATGGAAGCCGGGGCGCAGAATGACGGCTGCCCGATCTGCGGCCGGTTTGACCCGGCGTCGGCCGAGGCGGTGCGGAGCGCGATTCGTGCCGTGCTGCACGGCGAAACACCTCCGCCGGCCGAAGTGCGGCGGAGCGGGCCGGAGGGCGGGTATGTGATGTCCCTGCGGGTGGCCGTGGTGCCGGAGGACGGCGCGCGGCGCGTCATGCTCGTGCTCGATGACGTGACCAACGAGGTGAACGCCCGCGAATCGCTGCGCCAGATGAACGCGGAACTCGACACGATGGTGCGCGAGCGCACGCGTCAGCTCGAGGAGGCCAACGAGCTGCTGATGTCCTATGCCAGCTTCGTTTCGCATGACCTGCGCTCGCCGCTGACAGTCGTGAAAGGCTATCTGTCGATGCTGGTCGAAGGCGTGGTGCCGCTCCCGCCGGAGGCGGCGCAGCTGGTCACGCCGGCCTACAACGCCACGCTGGTGATGCAGGATCTCGTGCAGAACATCCTGCAGCTGGCGAAGGACGCCCACGAGGGCCAGGGCGCCGAACCCGACCGTCCCGTGGACCCGCAACCTGTGATCGTCCGGCTGACCGGGCACCTGCGCGGGTTGCACCCGCAGCCGGAGCCGGAGTTTGTCATCGGCCCGCTGCCGCCCGTCGGGGTCAGCGCCGTCCTGATCGAGCGCGTGTTCTACAACCTGCTCACGAATGCGATGAAGTATTCGGCGAGCGTGGCGCAGCCCAAGATCGAGATCGGCGGCCGAATCACCCCCGAAGGGCCGGTGCTCTTCGTGCGGGACAACGGCGTCGGCTTCGACTCGCGCGAGGCGGACAAACTGTTTCAGGAGTTTTCCCGGCTGCCCGGCGCCGAGCAAAGCGACGGGCTTGGCCTCGGGTTGGCGCTCGTGGCGCGGATGCTGCGCGCACACCGCGGTCGGATCTGGGCGGAAGGGGAGAAGGGCGCCGGAGCGACGTTTTACGTCCAGTTGCCGCCGCCGCCCGTCCCGAGAGCATGA
- a CDS encoding hybrid sensor histidine kinase/response regulator encodes MPSSLESLPVAEGAQLRDRLLTATSLAAATLVGGTDAASFRAALRVLGEAAEVDRVYVFEIRREADGRALCSQRHEWCAPGVTPQINNPDLQDLPLAEAGYGRWLQRFTADQPVFGEVSGFPAAERQFLEAQSIVSLVVMPVQIDRALWGFIGFDDCSGRIKWTRGAIECLRITARVLAGAIDRMNYRRRRDEVLADHEQLIASLDDVVFRFDDRGCWTFLSPAWQQRLGWTAGECLGQPAVRYVQPSDRGLVLRSWKQVVTGRQQSFRGEVRFHQRDGGCRWMLVSARAQRGEDGRVTGVTGTLTDVTAAKRAEAELIAARTAAEAASKAKSEFLSTMSHELRTPLNAVIGLAESLLEAGEAMEAARVRRYLEIIHTSGRQLLAQINDILDLARIEAGRTMPEPALFDLAAAAAELLESLRYEAQGKGLTTATHRPDAPLLVHADERLIRQALSNLLSNALKFTPAGGAVDLTVEPTPAGGVRVAVRDSGIGIAPEKHARLFRPFSQIDGSLSRPHGGTGVGLALVERIARLHGGRVAVSSAPGQGSTFSLDLPPAVRAHGLRRSPTGPDRPRAVLLVDDDAHQHTLIGDYLQRHHVEVLHAEHAEAALPLAASGPLALAVVDMGLPGMSGLELIARLRAAPATRALPILAVTAFAAPEDAQRCRAVGADAFLAKPISLRELARQIHALTGLLP; translated from the coding sequence GTGCCGTCGTCGCTTGAGTCGTTGCCAGTGGCGGAGGGCGCGCAACTCCGCGATCGCTTGCTGACGGCGACCAGCCTCGCCGCGGCGACGCTCGTGGGGGGGACGGACGCCGCGTCGTTTCGCGCGGCGCTGCGCGTGCTGGGCGAGGCGGCCGAAGTGGATCGCGTTTACGTTTTCGAGATACGGCGCGAAGCCGATGGGCGCGCGCTGTGCTCGCAGCGGCATGAATGGTGTGCACCGGGCGTGACGCCGCAGATCAACAACCCCGACCTGCAGGATCTGCCGCTGGCCGAGGCCGGCTATGGCCGGTGGCTGCAGCGGTTCACGGCCGACCAGCCGGTGTTCGGCGAAGTGAGCGGGTTTCCCGCGGCGGAACGGCAGTTTCTCGAGGCCCAATCGATCGTATCCCTCGTCGTGATGCCGGTGCAGATCGACCGCGCGCTCTGGGGCTTCATCGGTTTCGACGATTGCAGTGGCCGGATCAAGTGGACGCGGGGCGCGATCGAATGCCTGCGCATCACCGCGCGGGTGCTGGCGGGCGCGATCGACCGGATGAACTACCGCCGGCGGCGCGACGAGGTGCTGGCCGACCATGAGCAGCTGATCGCCAGCCTCGACGACGTCGTTTTCCGCTTCGACGACCGCGGCTGCTGGACCTTTTTGAGCCCGGCGTGGCAGCAGCGGCTCGGGTGGACGGCGGGGGAATGCCTCGGTCAGCCCGCGGTGCGCTACGTGCAGCCCTCCGATCGCGGGCTGGTGCTGCGCAGTTGGAAACAAGTGGTCACCGGCCGGCAGCAGTCGTTTCGCGGCGAGGTGCGTTTTCACCAGCGCGACGGCGGCTGCCGTTGGATGCTGGTCTCCGCCCGCGCCCAGCGCGGCGAAGACGGCCGGGTGACCGGCGTCACGGGCACGCTGACCGACGTCACGGCGGCGAAGAGGGCCGAGGCGGAATTGATCGCCGCGCGCACCGCGGCGGAAGCCGCGAGCAAGGCGAAGAGCGAGTTCCTTTCCACGATGAGCCATGAGCTGCGCACGCCGCTCAACGCGGTGATCGGGCTGGCCGAGTCGTTGCTGGAGGCCGGCGAGGCGATGGAGGCCGCACGGGTGCGCCGCTACCTCGAGATCATTCATACCAGCGGCCGGCAGCTGCTCGCCCAGATCAACGACATCCTCGACCTCGCGCGCATCGAAGCCGGCCGGACGATGCCGGAGCCGGCGTTGTTCGATCTCGCCGCGGCCGCGGCCGAGCTCCTCGAGTCGCTGCGCTACGAGGCGCAGGGCAAGGGACTCACCACGGCCACGCACCGGCCGGACGCGCCGCTGCTCGTCCACGCCGACGAGCGGTTGATCCGCCAGGCGCTGTCCAATCTGCTGAGCAACGCGCTGAAGTTCACCCCCGCGGGGGGCGCCGTCGATTTGACGGTCGAGCCGACACCGGCGGGCGGGGTGCGCGTGGCCGTGCGCGATTCCGGGATCGGCATCGCGCCGGAAAAACACGCCCGGCTCTTCCGGCCGTTCTCCCAAATCGACGGATCGCTGTCGCGGCCGCATGGGGGGACGGGCGTGGGCCTGGCGCTGGTCGAGCGCATCGCGCGGCTGCATGGCGGTCGCGTGGCGGTGAGCAGTGCGCCGGGGCAGGGCAGCACGTTCAGTCTCGATCTGCCGCCGGCGGTGCGGGCGCACGGGCTGCGGCGGTCGCCGACCGGCCCCGACCGGCCGCGGGCCGTGCTGCTGGTCGATGACGACGCCCACCAGCACACGCTGATCGGCGACTACCTGCAACGGCATCACGTCGAGGTTCTGCATGCCGAGCACGCCGAAGCGGCGCTGCCGCTCGCCGCGAGCGGACCGCTGGCGCTCGCGGTGGTGGACATGGGACTGCCGGGCATGAGCGGGCTCGAGCTGATCGCGCGGCTCCGCGCGGCGCCGGCGACCCGCGCGCTGCCGATCCTCGCCGTCACCGCCTTCGCGGCGCCGGAAGATGCGCAGCGCTGCCGCGCCGTGGGCGCCGATGCTTTTCTCGCCAAACCCATCTCGCTGCGCGAACTCGCGCGGCAGATCCACGCCCTCACCGGCCTGCTGCCATGA
- a CDS encoding response regulator, which translates to MSSPHSAPGAKIGVMVVEDQTAIRQMLVTFVAAMPRFTVVGEAGSVEEALRVADATRPQVVVLDWMLLEGLGLEFLRQVRSDPPPQVLVFSANTTELAVREALSAGARGYVEKTASFSEFTAALNAVAEGQTYIGPAVARAVRRMAGHPERIDSKLDISTRERDVLRFVAEGLSSKEIAQRLGLSVRTVENHRASITRRTGLRSVAQLTLHAARLGLVEVPGGKEPGA; encoded by the coding sequence ATGTCCTCTCCTCACTCTGCTCCTGGCGCGAAGATCGGCGTCATGGTCGTCGAAGACCAGACGGCGATTCGTCAGATGCTGGTGACGTTTGTGGCCGCGATGCCGCGGTTTACCGTCGTCGGTGAGGCCGGGAGCGTCGAGGAGGCGTTGCGGGTCGCCGATGCCACCCGCCCCCAGGTGGTGGTACTCGACTGGATGTTGCTCGAGGGACTCGGGCTCGAGTTTCTCCGGCAGGTGCGCAGCGATCCGCCGCCGCAAGTGCTCGTCTTTTCGGCCAACACCACCGAACTGGCGGTGCGCGAGGCGCTTTCCGCCGGCGCGCGCGGCTACGTCGAGAAGACGGCGAGTTTTTCCGAATTCACCGCCGCATTGAATGCCGTCGCCGAGGGCCAGACCTACATCGGCCCCGCCGTCGCGCGCGCTGTGCGGCGGATGGCTGGCCATCCAGAGCGGATCGATTCCAAACTGGATATCTCCACCCGTGAACGCGACGTGCTGCGCTTCGTCGCGGAGGGGCTTTCGTCCAAGGAGATCGCGCAGCGGCTCGGCCTGAGCGTGCGCACGGTCGAGAACCATCGCGCGAGCATCACGCGCCGGACGGGCCTGCGCTCCGTGGCGCAGCTGACGCTGCATGCGGCCCGACTCGGGCTGGTGGAAGTGCCAGGCGGCAAGGAGCCGGGCGCATGA
- a CDS encoding SIR2 family NAD-dependent protein deacylase has protein sequence MQQHLVVLSGAGMSAESGIPTFRGANGLWENHRIEDVASPAGWARDRATVLRFYNERRKKMWACEPNAGHRGLAALEQDFRVSIVTQNIDNLHERAGSTRVLHLHGELTKSRSTVDPSLVYDIEGWELKLGDRCAKGSQLRPHIVWFGEDVPLLGAAAEIVSSADILVVIGTSLQVYPAASLIDYAPDHARVFLIDPHPAPVAPRVVVIPAGASEGVTRLRQELLP, from the coding sequence ATGCAACAGCACCTGGTGGTTCTCAGCGGCGCGGGCATGAGCGCCGAGAGCGGGATCCCGACCTTCCGCGGCGCCAACGGGCTCTGGGAAAACCATCGGATCGAGGACGTTGCCAGCCCCGCAGGCTGGGCGCGCGATCGCGCCACGGTGCTGCGATTCTACAACGAACGTCGCAAGAAGATGTGGGCGTGCGAGCCGAACGCCGGCCACCGCGGGCTCGCGGCCCTCGAGCAGGATTTTCGGGTTTCGATTGTCACTCAGAACATTGACAACCTGCACGAGCGCGCCGGCAGCACCCGCGTACTGCACCTGCACGGGGAGCTCACGAAGTCCCGCAGCACGGTTGACCCGTCGCTCGTCTACGACATCGAGGGCTGGGAACTGAAACTCGGCGACCGCTGTGCGAAAGGCTCGCAACTGCGACCGCACATCGTGTGGTTCGGGGAGGACGTGCCGTTACTCGGCGCCGCGGCGGAGATCGTGAGCTCCGCGGATATTCTCGTGGTGATCGGCACGTCGCTGCAGGTCTATCCGGCGGCATCGCTGATCGATTACGCGCCGGATCACGCGCGCGTGTTCCTGATCGATCCGCATCCGGCGCCGGTCGCGCCGCGCGTGGTCGTCATTCCGGCGGGCGCAAGCGAAGGCGTGACGCGGCTGCGGCAGGAATTGCTGCCGTAG
- the rlmN gene encoding 23S rRNA (adenine(2503)-C(2))-methyltransferase RlmN: MRPSLAELSVDDLASVLAQWGYKRSHAGRVLREYYARCGELTEAGRPWPAGLLERLRIEFAPGGTALAARQVAADGTTKLLLRLADGRTVEAVLMPDYRADRAAGCLSSQVGCAMGCDFCATAQSGFERNLTAGEMVEQFLALRREAASAGRKLQTVVFMGMGEPLLNLDAVLTAVRRIADNTYGGLGWRQVTVSTVGLVPGIDALTAADLGINLAVSLHAPDDATRAALLPAGRRFAIADILAAVDRFQASRGRPVIIQYCLLKGVNDSAAHARMLAAVIGSRRMHVNLLHYNPTGLSLRGVRYEPSGDEAAAQFLAELRARGVVTHLRRSRGPDIDAACGQLRAKRGELSVQS, translated from the coding sequence ATGCGTCCCTCCCTTGCCGAGCTGTCCGTCGACGATCTGGCGTCGGTGCTGGCGCAGTGGGGCTACAAGCGAAGCCACGCCGGGCGGGTGCTGCGGGAGTACTATGCGCGGTGCGGTGAGCTGACGGAGGCCGGCCGGCCCTGGCCGGCGGGCTTGCTCGAGCGGCTGCGGATCGAGTTTGCACCGGGCGGCACCGCGCTGGCCGCGCGGCAGGTGGCGGCCGACGGCACGACGAAGCTGCTGCTACGGCTCGCCGACGGGCGCACGGTGGAAGCGGTGTTGATGCCGGACTACCGCGCCGATCGGGCGGCCGGTTGCCTGTCTTCGCAGGTCGGATGCGCCATGGGCTGCGATTTCTGCGCGACCGCGCAATCGGGTTTCGAGCGCAACCTCACCGCGGGCGAAATGGTCGAGCAGTTTCTCGCGCTGCGACGCGAGGCGGCCAGCGCCGGGCGGAAGCTGCAAACCGTCGTGTTCATGGGCATGGGCGAGCCGCTGCTGAATCTCGACGCCGTGCTCACGGCGGTGCGGCGAATCGCCGACAACACCTATGGTGGGCTCGGCTGGCGGCAGGTCACCGTCTCCACCGTCGGGCTCGTGCCAGGCATCGACGCGCTGACCGCGGCCGATCTGGGGATCAATCTCGCGGTGTCGCTGCACGCGCCGGACGATGCCACGCGCGCCGCGCTGCTGCCCGCCGGCCGGCGGTTCGCCATCGCCGACATCCTTGCAGCGGTTGACCGGTTCCAAGCGAGTCGCGGCCGGCCCGTGATCATCCAATATTGTTTGCTCAAGGGCGTGAACGATTCCGCGGCGCATGCGCGCATGCTGGCCGCGGTGATCGGATCGCGGCGGATGCACGTGAACCTGCTGCACTACAATCCGACCGGATTGAGCCTGCGCGGCGTGCGCTACGAGCCGAGTGGCGACGAGGCGGCGGCGCAGTTTTTGGCCGAGCTGCGTGCGCGCGGCGTGGTCACGCACCTGCGCCGCTCGCGCGGCCCTGACATCGACGCCGCCTGCGGACAGCTCCGGGCCAAGCGCGGAGAGCTGAGCGTCCAGAGTTGA
- a CDS encoding KamA family radical SAM protein has product MLATARIKARPFRVYQRADLPRIPQLQRLPADTLLAMRAVAAVLPFRVNQYVVEELIDWNNLPADPMFQLTFPQPGMLAEADLAKMMRLLADGADQPTIERAARQIQRRLNPHPAGQMELNVPYFDGQPLSGMQHKYRDTVLFFPSPGQTCHTYCTYCFRWPQFVGLDELKFASRQAESLVAYLKEHPEVSNVLFTGGDPLVMRTAVLRRYIEPLLSPELEHISAIRIGTKSPAWWPYRFVNEPDSDDLLRLFDQVRAAGRHMAIMAHYSRPRELQTPVAQAALRRIKSTGAIVRCQAPLIRHVNDDADTWADLWRLQVRLGAVPYYMFVERDTGPKGYFEVPLARCYEIFQKAYRRVSGLERTVRGPSMSATPGKVIIDGVTELQGEKVFSLRFVQAREPDWVRRPFFAKFDPEATWLDQLRPAFGEREFFFQRALREVKHSHQQPAFGHRIAPRRKLAVFGHVEWE; this is encoded by the coding sequence ATGCTTGCCACCGCCCGCATCAAAGCCCGTCCGTTCCGTGTCTATCAGCGCGCCGATCTGCCGCGCATCCCGCAGTTGCAGCGCCTGCCGGCGGACACGTTGCTGGCGATGCGAGCCGTGGCCGCCGTGCTGCCGTTTCGCGTCAACCAGTACGTCGTGGAGGAGCTGATCGACTGGAACAACCTCCCGGCCGATCCGATGTTTCAGCTCACGTTTCCCCAGCCCGGCATGCTGGCGGAAGCGGATCTGGCGAAGATGATGCGGCTGCTGGCGGACGGGGCCGACCAGCCGACGATCGAGCGCGCCGCGCGGCAGATCCAGCGCCGGCTCAACCCGCATCCCGCGGGCCAGATGGAGCTCAACGTGCCGTACTTCGACGGGCAACCGCTGTCCGGGATGCAGCACAAATACCGCGATACGGTGCTGTTTTTCCCGAGCCCCGGTCAGACCTGCCACACCTACTGCACCTACTGTTTTCGCTGGCCGCAGTTCGTCGGGCTCGACGAGTTGAAGTTTGCGAGCCGGCAGGCCGAGTCACTCGTGGCGTACCTGAAGGAGCATCCGGAAGTGAGCAATGTTCTCTTCACCGGCGGCGATCCGCTCGTGATGCGCACGGCGGTGCTGCGGCGCTACATCGAGCCGCTGCTCAGCCCGGAGCTGGAGCACATTTCCGCGATCCGGATCGGCACCAAGTCGCCGGCCTGGTGGCCGTATCGCTTCGTCAACGAGCCGGATTCCGATGATCTGCTGCGGCTGTTCGACCAAGTGCGTGCCGCCGGCCGGCACATGGCAATCATGGCGCACTACAGCCGGCCGCGGGAGTTGCAGACGCCCGTCGCGCAGGCGGCGTTGCGGCGGATCAAGAGCACGGGCGCCATCGTACGCTGCCAGGCCCCGCTCATCCGCCACGTGAACGACGATGCCGACACCTGGGCGGATCTGTGGCGGCTGCAAGTCCGGCTGGGTGCCGTGCCCTACTACATGTTCGTCGAGCGTGATACCGGACCCAAGGGCTACTTCGAGGTCCCGCTGGCGCGGTGCTATGAGATTTTCCAGAAGGCCTACCGCCGCGTGTCGGGGCTTGAGCGTACCGTGCGGGGTCCGTCCATGTCGGCCACGCCGGGCAAGGTGATCATCGACGGCGTGACGGAGCTCCAGGGTGAAAAGGTGTTTTCGCTGCGGTTCGTGCAGGCGCGCGAACCGGACTGGGTGCGCCGGCCATTCTTCGCGAAATTCGATCCGGAAGCCACCTGGCTCGATCAGCTGCGGCCCGCCTTTGGCGAACGCGAGTTCTTCTTCCAGCGCGCGCTGCGCGAGGTGAAGCACTCGCATCAGCAACCGGCGTTCGGACATCGGATCGCGCCGCGACGCAAGCTCGCGGTCTTCGGTCATGTCGAGTGGGAATAG
- a CDS encoding glycoside hydrolase family 43 protein, with the protein MSTKKPLISHLFTADPSAHVFDGKVFIYPSHDLPQDMAENDLGDQYGMTDYHVFSQEHPEGPVTDHGEVLHVKDVPWASRQMWAPDAAFRNGRYYLYFPARDKDGIFRIGVATSTKPQGPFKPEPQPIKGSFSIDPCVFQAADGEFYLAFGGLWGGQLQCWTTGKFVKDAKEPVDSRPALCPKIAKLTPDMLQFATPPQDLVITDASGQPLKGSNTARRYFEGPWMHLYQGTYYLSYSTGDTHNLVYATSKSPLGPFTFRGRFLPPVLGWTTHHSIVEHQGRWWLYYHDASLSGGISYKRSVKVQELFYEADGSIRPMEP; encoded by the coding sequence ATGAGCACGAAGAAACCGTTGATCAGCCACCTTTTCACTGCCGATCCGTCCGCCCACGTGTTTGACGGCAAGGTTTTTATCTACCCGTCGCATGACCTGCCGCAGGACATGGCGGAGAATGACTTGGGTGACCAGTATGGCATGACCGACTACCACGTGTTCTCGCAGGAGCATCCGGAGGGACCGGTGACGGATCACGGCGAGGTGCTGCACGTGAAGGATGTGCCCTGGGCGTCGCGGCAAATGTGGGCACCCGATGCCGCCTTTCGGAACGGCCGGTACTACCTCTATTTCCCGGCGCGCGACAAGGACGGCATCTTCCGGATCGGCGTGGCCACGTCCACGAAGCCGCAGGGGCCGTTCAAGCCTGAGCCGCAGCCGATCAAGGGCAGCTTCAGCATCGATCCCTGCGTGTTCCAGGCGGCCGATGGCGAGTTCTACCTGGCATTCGGCGGCCTCTGGGGCGGACAACTGCAGTGCTGGACCACGGGCAAGTTCGTCAAGGACGCCAAGGAACCGGTCGACAGCCGGCCCGCGCTCTGCCCGAAGATCGCGAAGCTCACGCCCGACATGCTGCAGTTCGCCACGCCACCGCAGGATTTGGTCATCACCGACGCCAGCGGTCAGCCGCTGAAAGGTTCGAACACAGCCCGCCGCTATTTCGAGGGACCGTGGATGCACCTCTACCAGGGCACCTACTATCTTTCCTATTCGACCGGTGACACCCACAACCTGGTTTACGCGACGAGCAAGAGCCCGCTGGGACCGTTCACGTTCCGCGGCCGGTTCCTGCCGCCGGTGCTGGGTTGGACGACGCATCACTCGATCGTCGAGCACCAGGGCCGCTGGTGGCTTTACTACCACGATGCGTCGCTCTCCGGAGGCATTTCCTACAAGCGCTCCGTCAAGGTGCAGGAACTGTTCTACGAGGCCGACGGCTCGATCCGGCCGATGGAGCCCTGA
- a CDS encoding tryptophanase, producing MNDDSAFPTEVKFFSGEEIPLELHKVRVVQKLHLRPVEERHRAMEAAGYNTFLLHTRDLFLDMLTDSGTNAMSDQQIGAMMVADDAYAGSASFARMQDAIRDVLGMKYVLPVHQGRAAENVISKTFIKAGDVVPMNYHFTTTKAHIDINGGKVLEIYTDEALKIKSAHPFKGNLDLKKLEAVIAEYGPARIPYVRMEASTNLIGGQPFSMQNLRDVRAMTRQHGIMLVLDVSLVGENIWFIKQREPEFKNASIRDILLEFCSLSDLIYFSSRKVSSTRGGAIATNRQDLFNRMKDLVPLYEGFLTYGGMSVREIEAMAVGLRETIDDTIISQSPSFIKYLINDLDSSGLPVVTPAGGLGAHIDARGFLPHVPQTEYPAGALAAAFYIASGVRGMERGTISSVRDENGNDILADVELLRLAMPRRVFTLSQVKYVADRLKWLYANRELIGGLKFVDEPKVLRFFLGRLTATSDWPAKLVAKFRRDFGESL from the coding sequence ATGAACGACGACTCCGCTTTTCCGACCGAGGTCAAATTTTTCAGCGGCGAAGAGATCCCGCTGGAGCTGCACAAGGTCCGCGTGGTGCAAAAGCTCCATCTGCGGCCGGTGGAGGAACGGCATCGGGCGATGGAGGCCGCCGGCTACAACACCTTCCTGCTGCACACCCGCGACCTGTTCCTCGACATGCTCACGGACAGCGGCACGAACGCGATGAGCGACCAGCAGATCGGCGCGATGATGGTCGCCGACGATGCCTATGCCGGCTCCGCGAGCTTCGCGCGGATGCAGGACGCGATCCGCGACGTGCTCGGGATGAAGTATGTGCTCCCGGTCCACCAAGGCCGCGCGGCCGAGAACGTGATCTCAAAAACGTTCATCAAGGCCGGCGACGTCGTCCCGATGAACTATCACTTCACGACGACCAAGGCGCACATCGACATCAACGGCGGGAAGGTTTTGGAGATCTACACCGACGAGGCGCTGAAGATCAAAAGCGCGCACCCGTTCAAGGGGAACCTCGATCTCAAGAAGCTCGAAGCCGTCATCGCGGAATACGGACCGGCGCGCATCCCCTACGTGCGCATGGAGGCGTCGACCAATCTCATCGGCGGCCAGCCGTTCTCGATGCAAAACCTGCGCGATGTCCGCGCCATGACGCGCCAGCACGGAATCATGCTCGTGCTCGACGTCTCGCTCGTCGGTGAAAACATCTGGTTCATCAAGCAGCGCGAGCCGGAGTTCAAGAACGCGAGCATCCGCGACATCCTGCTGGAGTTCTGCAGCCTCTCGGACCTGATCTATTTCTCCAGCCGCAAGGTCAGCTCGACCCGCGGCGGCGCGATCGCGACGAACCGGCAGGATTTGTTCAACCGGATGAAGGACCTCGTGCCGCTCTACGAAGGCTTCCTCACCTACGGCGGCATGTCGGTGCGCGAGATCGAAGCGATGGCCGTGGGCCTGCGCGAGACGATCGACGACACGATCATCAGCCAGTCGCCGAGCTTCATTAAATATCTGATCAACGATCTCGACAGCTCCGGGCTGCCGGTGGTCACGCCGGCAGGCGGGCTCGGCGCGCACATCGATGCGCGCGGATTCCTGCCGCACGTGCCGCAGACGGAGTATCCCGCCGGCGCGCTCGCCGCCGCGTTCTACATCGCCTCGGGCGTGCGCGGCATGGAGCGCGGCACGATCTCCAGCGTGCGCGACGAGAACGGCAACGACATCCTCGCCGACGTGGAGCTGCTCCGGCTCGCGATGCCGCGGCGCGTGTTCACGCTCTCGCAGGTCAAGTACGTGGCCGACCGGCTGAAATGGCTCTACGCCAACCGCGAGTTGATCGGCGGGCTGAAGTTCGTCGACGAGCCGAAGGTGCTGCGCTTCTTCCTCGGCCGGCTCACGGCCACCAGCGACTGGCCCGCGAAGCTCGTCGCCAAGTTCCGCCGCGATTTCGGCGAAAGCCTGTAG